AGATTTTCTCAGACCGGTCTCCATCGACGAGTTCTAAGAACCTCACGGTTCATGACCTCTCCATCAATTCGCGAAGATAGCTCTTCCCCTTTCTTCCAAACAACTCCCCCTTCGTTTGTTCTTCTCCATCCCTCCCTATTTGGCAAGCCTCACAGTTAACACATGTTTTACGTGTTCGTGACCTTCTCGGAATGAGCATCCACTACACTTCACCTTGAACAGCACTGGAAAGGAAAGAAGCCATGGCAACATTCGACACCGTTCGGCTCTTTGACAGTGAACTTCTCCGGCAACGGCTCTCCCAGCTCGATCTCGAGGAGATGTGGAGCAAGGGCATGAAAGGGGTACTTAGTTTGGTGATATTGACACTCCTGATCGCTCTCACCGGCGGCGCGTTGAAAACGTTGTGGGAGATTCGGCTTCTCTTTAAGCACTCAGGCGAAGTTGTCATGCGCCAAGTCATCGTCAACACACTCATGTTACTGGCACTTGTCGAGGTCTTCAAAACCACCGTGACCTACTTCCGAGAGGGACGCGTCAAGGTGACCTTCATCGTCGATACGATCTTGGTCGTCATGCTGACTGAAGTGATCTCGCAATGGTTCAAAGGAGGAGACTGGCAGCCGCTGACGGCCCTCTTGGGAAGTTTGGTGGTCCTCAGCGTCGTTCGCGTCTTGGCTGTCCGCTGGAGTCCAACGCTACGAACCGGGACTCAGGATACTGGGCTGGTTGATCTTTAACTCATGGGAGGTATTCAATGGTTCAATCACCTGCGACAAAACTACTCACCATCCTTCGCGAGCGGCAACGGATTCCTCTTGAAGAGTTTGTGGCCTGCTGCCCTGAGCTCACATGGAATCAGGTCTTCTCGCTCGTGGATGACCTCAGCCGTCACGCGTTGATTGGCTTGCATCGGCGCGGCGTCGACTACGAATTACGAGCGCTCTCGTAATTCGCCAAGCGGCTAGTGCTTTGTTCCAGGCGAGCTCGGACTTCTCGGAGACTGTTGAAACGCGAAGTCTGAACGGATCCCGATTGTTGGACACTGGCTAGCGCTAGGTGAACGTGACTCGTAGAGTGTTACCAGTCCGCGCCAAGCCGATCGATGACGATATGATGGACCACAGTGTGCTTCCCCAAGGTTGAGAGGTACACAGCGGCCTCAGCGACATCAAATGGATCGATCTTTTCACTGCGTTCAATTTCCGAGTGAGGGGCATCCACCAATTCGTCTGCCACAGCTCCCGGGCAGATAGCACTGACCTTGATACCGTAAGGCCTACCTTCATCAGCCAGGGACTTGGTCAAAGCCATAATGCCGTGCTTCGACGCGCTATAGATTCCCGTGCCTCCCCAGGCTTGCAGCCCAGCCACACTCGACATATTGAGAATCACCCCGCCGCCCTGCCGCTTCATTTGTCGGAAGCCAGCTCGACAGCACAAGAAGGTGCCGCGTAAGTTGATGTTCATCACCTCGTCAAATGTCTTGGTGCTCATTTCAGCGATTCGTCCACCGCCGCCGATGCCGGCATTGTTGACGAGAATATCGATCCGGCCATAACGAGACACTGATTCGCCTATCAGTCGTTCCACCTGCCGCTCATCAGCCACGTCGGTCTGGATGGCTATGGCCTCTCCGCCATTTTCCCGTATCTGTTGCACCGTCTCCTGACAGAGTATCGTTCGCCTTGCTGCAACAATCACCATGGCTCCCTCCAAGGCAAACCGAAGGGCAATGGCCTTGCCGATTCCGCTGCTGCTCCCTGTGATAATCGCTATCTTGTCTCTTAATCGAAGCATGTTCCACTTACAGGGTCGCCGTGGTTCGCTCTCATTCAGTGCACATCAGGCCGTGGATCGAGAATGAACCCATTCCGATTGGGCATCTCAATTTTGGGGAGACTATAGGCATCAAGAATGGCATCCCCAGCAAGAATCTGGTTTTGGTACAGCAGCCAGGCAACCAGCGCGTAGATTTCGTCTGGTTTCAGCGACTGCGGTGCGGTAAACGGCATCGCACGACGAAGATAGTCGTACAACGTCGTAGCATAGGGCCAATAGCTCCCGATTGTTTTAAGCGGCTTGGTCGTCTGCAAACTGCCCTGCCCACCGACCAGTACCTCATTCGGTCCCTCTTTCCCGGTGAGCCCATGGCAGGCAGCACATTTCATAGCATAGAGCTGTGCACCCTGTTTCACCGTGCCCTGCCCTGGTGGCAATCCTTGTCCATCCGGCGAGACGTCGATGTTCCACGCTGCCATATCGCCCTCCGATGCAGGGTTACCCAATCCAAAGACTGAAGCACCCACTTCTGCAGATAATCCAGCCGGTGGAATGCATAACACAAGCATCACCACGCCGACAGAAACAATCCAATGACCGTTAGGCATAGACGTTCCTCACGAGGCCGTCTCGCCCGATCTTCCAGCTCTGAATCCCGTTGTAATGGTAGCTTGAGTGGGTGCCGCGGACTTTGATGAGGGCATCACGGGTCGGCTGCTGATATCCGGTCTCATCGAGACAGCGACTCTGGATGATGGTCTCCTGGCCATCCCATTTCCAGGGGAACCGAAAGCGCGTATGGCATTTGGGCAACACCGGTTCTTGTAGCTGGGCTGGTTGCCAGGTCCGGCCAGCATCCACCGATACGTCCACGGTTGTGATTCGCCCCCTCCCGCTCCACGCCAGCCCTTGAATTTCATGAAAACCTTGCCGGAGCTGCTGTTGCCCAGATGGTTTTGTGATGACCGACTTCGCCTCCATGACGAGACTGAACTGATAGGCTTTCCCGTCAGGAAGCAGATCCGTATATTTCGCCGTCTCCCACCTGGTCATGAACGGCGCCGATCCCAGTTTCAATCGTCTCAGCCATTTCACGTTGATGTTACCCTCGAACCCTGGCAAGAGCAGCCGCAGCGGATACCCCTGTTCAGGCCGAATGGCTTCACCATTTTGGCCGTAGCACACCATCGCTTCGTTCAGTACCTCATCGGTGAGCGGCACACTGCGAGCCAAGGCAGCGGCATCGCTTCCTTCCGCCAACATCCAGGTGGCTCCCCGCTGTGCATGAACCGCATCCAGCAAGGTAGATAGTTTGACACCGGTCCACTCACTTGTGCTCATTAGGCCATGAAGACCCTGCACTGTAGCATCTCGTGCCTCGCCCCATCCGTCTCGGCTGTTCCCGGAACATTCCACAAAGGCGATACGAGATGCCGACGGCAACCGCATCAACTCCTCTATCGTGAAGAACAAGGGATGACCGACCAACCCGTGGATGAGCAAGCGATGGCGGGTTGGATTGATTGCCGGCACCCCGTTATGGTGTCGCTCGAAGTGGAGCCCTGAAGGGGTGATAATCCCCTGGAGATCTTGAAGCGGAGTGGTGGAAGAGGTCGTCGAGATCAGTCGCGTCTGTTTTTCAAACGATGCCCGCTCGCCATAGGGACGCGGCAGAGCACCAGGTACGCGCATCGGATCACGTACGTCAGTTGGTTCTTCGGCTTGCGCGTCGAACAGCGCCGACGATGCACCCATCGCCAACAGTGACACACCGCCGGCAAGGAATTGCCGCCGATTGAGTGATGGCGCACCCTGCGCTCGATTTGAATATTCCTGGTCATCCCGGGTGGCTTCGCTCATCGGATAGGCCTCCATGCGATGTTGATCGAGATGAACAGGACGATTTTACGCCCGTTCGTGAGCTGAGCCAACAGGCAATTGCGGGCCACACGTTTTACCCCTTTGCAAGGAGTCGCCAAGTTGGTACCTGGCACAACCACATCTTGATGTTTGGGTGCTTCATGAGCAACGGGCGCGCTATACTGTGTACCTACCTGCGAACCCTCCTCACAGCTGCACGACCACCTTGCCGATGTTGATATGCTGTTCCAGCATCGTGTGGCCCGCTCGAAGATTCTCGACGGTCAGGCCATTCAACCGCCTATTCGCCGTAGTCCGCATCCTGCCGGACTCGGTCAAATCCTTTATCTTATTTAAGATCTTTCCCTGCGACTCCATGCGATAGTCAAACATTGACTTCGTAAACATCAGTTCCCAATGCAGAC
This portion of the Nitrospira sp. genome encodes:
- a CDS encoding SDR family oxidoreductase, with the translated sequence MLRLRDKIAIITGSSSGIGKAIALRFALEGAMVIVAARRTILCQETVQQIRENGGEAIAIQTDVADERQVERLIGESVSRYGRIDILVNNAGIGGGGRIAEMSTKTFDEVMNINLRGTFLCCRAGFRQMKRQGGGVILNMSSVAGLQAWGGTGIYSASKHGIMALTKSLADEGRPYGIKVSAICPGAVADELVDAPHSEIERSEKIDPFDVAEAAVYLSTLGKHTVVHHIVIDRLGADW
- a CDS encoding phosphate-starvation-inducible PsiE family protein; amino-acid sequence: MATFDTVRLFDSELLRQRLSQLDLEEMWSKGMKGVLSLVILTLLIALTGGALKTLWEIRLLFKHSGEVVMRQVIVNTLMLLALVEVFKTTVTYFREGRVKVTFIVDTILVVMLTEVISQWFKGGDWQPLTALLGSLVVLSVVRVLAVRWSPTLRTGTQDTGLVDL
- a CDS encoding cytochrome c translates to MPNGHWIVSVGVVMLVLCIPPAGLSAEVGASVFGLGNPASEGDMAAWNIDVSPDGQGLPPGQGTVKQGAQLYAMKCAACHGLTGKEGPNEVLVGGQGSLQTTKPLKTIGSYWPYATTLYDYLRRAMPFTAPQSLKPDEIYALVAWLLYQNQILAGDAILDAYSLPKIEMPNRNGFILDPRPDVH
- the soxC gene encoding sulfite dehydrogenase, with product MSEATRDDQEYSNRAQGAPSLNRRQFLAGGVSLLAMGASSALFDAQAEEPTDVRDPMRVPGALPRPYGERASFEKQTRLISTTSSTTPLQDLQGIITPSGLHFERHHNGVPAINPTRHRLLIHGLVGHPLFFTIEELMRLPSASRIAFVECSGNSRDGWGEARDATVQGLHGLMSTSEWTGVKLSTLLDAVHAQRGATWMLAEGSDAAALARSVPLTDEVLNEAMVCYGQNGEAIRPEQGYPLRLLLPGFEGNINVKWLRRLKLGSAPFMTRWETAKYTDLLPDGKAYQFSLVMEAKSVITKPSGQQQLRQGFHEIQGLAWSGRGRITTVDVSVDAGRTWQPAQLQEPVLPKCHTRFRFPWKWDGQETIIQSRCLDETGYQQPTRDALIKVRGTHSSYHYNGIQSWKIGRDGLVRNVYA